Part of the Arthrobacter globiformis genome is shown below.
CCGGGACGCCAAGGAACTGGCCGTGCAGGTCCAGCAGTGCGGACTCGACGGCGGTGACAGCGTGGACAGTGGTGCGCAGGTCGAAGGTCTGCAGGCCGCGGCCGCCGGCGTCGCGGTCCGCGAACTCCGCGGCGATCTCGCGCAGCAGCGAGCGGTAGCGGGCCACTGGCCTGCCGGCGATCAGCGCACCGGCTTCCTCGATGGTGGTGCGGATCTTTTCGCCGCCCGGGACCTCGCCGAGGCCGGTTCGGCCGTCGGAGTCGGTCACGATGACCACGTTCCGGGTGAAGAACGGCCCGTGGGCGCCGCTGAGATTCATCAGCATGCTGTCGTAGCCCGCAACCGGGACTACCTCCACGCGGGCAATTGTCGGCTGGGCGGTCATGCGTTGACCCCCTCTTTCTCTGTTTGAGCGGCCTCGGCAGCGATAACTGTGCCGTCGATCCGGCGGTTGAGGTGCCACGGGTTGGCGTCCTGCAGCGGTGCGGGCAGCAGTTCCTGGGGCAGGTTCTGGTAGGCGACCGGCCGAAGGAACCGGTTAATGGCCAGCGTACCCACCGAGGTGGTGCGCGCATCAGAGGTGGCGGGGAAGGGTCCGCCGTGGACCATGGCGTGCCCAACTTCGACGCCGGTGGGCCAGCCGTTCACAATGATGCGGCCCACCTTCTGTTCCAGTGCGGGGATCAGGCGCGCCGCCGTCGGGTAGTCCTCTTCGGTGAGCTGCAGGGAAGCGGTGAGCTGCCCCTCGATCCCGTTGGTGGCCTCCACCAGTTCCTCGGCGGAGGAGTAGCGGATCACCAGGCTGGCTGCGCCGAAGATTTCCGCGTGCAGCACCTCGTTGCTGATGAAGTCGCGGATTTCCGTGCCGTAGATGGCCGGTGCCGGCGCGTTCTCGGTGGGGCCGGGGGTTCCGGTCCCCACGACCGTCACGTTCTCGGCGGCGCCCAGCGCCTCCGTGCCGGAGTTCCAGGAGCCGGCGATGCCTGCCGTGAGCATCGTCTGGCCGGCGCACGCGGAGACAGCGCGTCCGACGGCGGCAGCCAGTTTGTCGCCCGCCTCACCGGCGGGGGCGAACAGCAGGCCGGGGGAGGTGCAGAGCTGGCCGGAGCTGCCGGTGACGGCGGTGACGTACTGCTGCGCCAGGGCGCCAATCTGTTCGGCCGAGCCGCTCAGGGCGCCAGGGAAGACGAAAACCGGGTTCAGGGAGGACATCTCCGCGTACACGGGGATGGGCTCAGGGCGCGCGGCGGCGGTGCGCATCAGGGCGATGCCGGCGCTCTGCGACCCGGTGAAGCCCACGGCCTTGATGGCCGGGTCCGCCACGAGGGCCTGACCGATGCTGCTGCCCGGGCCGTAGATCAAGGAGAAGACGCCCGGGTGGAGACCGAGGTCAGCAACGGCCTTGGCGATGGCCTGGCCCACCAGTTCGCTGGTGCCGGGGTGGGCGTTGTGTGCCTTGAAGACGACGGGGCAGCCTGCGGCGAGGGCTGAGGCGGTGTCGCCGCCCGCCGTCGAGAAGGCCAACGGGAAGTTGCTGGCGCCGAAGACGGCGACAGGACCGAGCGGGATCTGGCGCTGGCGGATGTCGGCGCGGGGCAGCGGCGTCCGGTCCGGGAGGGCCGGATCGATGCGCACGCCGCGGAAGTCACCCTGGCGGACCACGTTGGCGAAGAGCCGCAGCTGTCCGGTGGTGCGGGCGCGTTCGCCCTGCAGACGCGCGGCCGGAAGGCCGGTCTCCTGGCCGGCACGGACGATCAGTTCGTCGCCGATGGCTTCGATGTTGTCGGCGATGGCTTCCAGGAAGCCGGCGTGCGTCTCGGGGTCGAGCGTGCTGAAGGACGCGTAGGCATCAGCTGCGGCGGCGGTGGCTGCCTTCAACTGCTCTTCGGTGAGCAGGGTGTAGGTGGGCTCAAGCTGTTCGTTCGTTGCGGGGTTGAATCCGAAGGCGGTCTTGCCTTCGCCTGTGACTGCCTGCCCTGCGATCAGGGAATGTCCGGTGAGGGTCACGGTGGTTACTCCTAGGAGAGGGTGGATCAGGAGACGGTGGCGATGAGTGCTTTGAGGTCTGCGAGGTCCTGCGGCGCAAGGTTCTGCAGCGGCGGACGGACCCCGCCGGCCGAGCGGCCGATGGCGTCCAGGCCGCCCTTGACGATGGACACGGAGTAGCCCTTGACCCGGTCGCGGATGTCCAGGTACGGGATCACGAAGTCGTTGAGCTTCTGGTTGACGGCGACGCGGTCCTGGTTGCGCACGTCCTGGTAGAAGTCCAGGGCGAACTGCGGAACGAAGTTGTACATGGCGCTGGAGTAGGTGCTCATGCCCAGCTGCAGGAGCGGCAGCGCGAAGGTCTCTGCCGTGGGGAGGCCGCCCAGGTAGAACAGGCGGTCGCCGAGCTTGGCGTAGACGCGCGCATCGTGCTCGAGATCCCCCACGCCGTCTTTGAACCCGATGAGGTTCTCGTGGCGGTCGGCCAGGGTGGCCACGGTGGTGTCCTTGTAGATGGCGTTGGCGCGGTTGTAGATGATGACGCCGAGGGACGTGGAGCTGCAGACCGCGCTGACGTGCTCGATCAGGCCGCCCTGGTCCGCTTCGGTCAGGTAAGGCGGCAGCAGCAGGATGCCCTCGGCTCCGGCGGCCTCGGCGGCCTGGGCGTTTTCGATGGCCTGGGCGGTGGAACCGCCGGCGGAAGCAAGAACGGGGACGGTGCTGCCGACTTCCTCGACGGCGGCGCGGACCACGCGGGCCGACTCGGCCGGGGTGAGGGAGAAGCCCTCACCCGTGCCACCGGCAGCAAACAGGCCGGCAACGGGGTAGCTGGCCTGCCATGCCAGGTGCTTGCGGTAGTTTTCCTCATCGAACTGCAGCTCTGCATCGAAGGAGGTCACGGGGAAGGACAGCAGCCCGTCCTTGAGGGTGTTAGCGAGTTCCTGGGGTGAAAGTTTAGCCACGGGATTGTCCTTGAGTCGGCGCCGGGGACGGCGGGGTGGTGTGGTTCCTTTTCAGATTAGAAGGCCATTCGATGCCTGTCTAAGCTTATTTATGTATCAGCTGATTCCTTTTGGGAATGGCTGGGCGTCCGCGGCGAGACGGACGGTCTGCGCAGTTTCACCGCCGAGGGGACCGGCGTTTTCAGCGATCCCTATCCCTCATATGCGTGACGGTGCGGCTTATGCACGAAGCCGCACCGTCAGCTCAAGGCGTCGGCGGAAAGCGGTGCCGGACAGTCGAAGTGAGCCCGTCAATCACCACCGCGGGGTTATCAGTTCGTAGTCGGGCTGGACGCTCTGCATGTAGCCGGTGTCGTCGCGGTTGAGCATGCCGGACTGCAGGTACTGCTCGTGGAGGCGGGCCAGGGCTTCGCGGTTCAGTTCCACGCCCAGTCCGGGGGTGGTTGGAACACCGACAGCACCGTTTCGGAAAACGAGGGGGCCGGGAACGATGACGTCTTCCTCGGGGTCTTTCCAGGGCCAGTGGGTGTCGCAGGCGTAGTCCAGGTTCGGCGTGGCGGCGGCCAGGTGAACCATGGCTGCCAGGCTGATGCCCAGATGGGAGTTGGAGTGCATGGACAGCCCAAGGCCGAAGGTTTCCGAGATGCCGGCCAGGGTCTGCGACCGCCGGAGGCCGCCCCAGAAGTGATGGTCTGAGAGGACGACGTCCACTGAGCCGGCCTCGACAGAGGGAGGCACGTCGCCGAAGCTGACCACGCACATGTTGGTGGCGAGGGGCATGGACACGTTGCGGCGCACCTCAGCCATGCCGGCCAGGCCCGGGGTGGGGTCCTCAAGATATTCCAGGACCCCGTCGAGTTCCTTGCCCACCCGGATGGACGTGTCGACGGTCCAGGCGGCATTGGGGTCGATGCGCAGTGGCAGGTCCGGAAATTCGGCCCGGAGGGCCTTGATTGCTGCCACTTCTTCCTCGGGAGGGAAGACGCCTGCCTTGAGCTTCAGGGCGGTGAATCCATACTCATCCACCATGCGCCGCGCCTGCCGGACGATTCCTTCCGGATCCATTGCCGCCCCCCAGGAGTCCTCCTCGTGGCCAGGGTGCCCTGCCCACTTGTAGAAGAGGTAGCCACTGAAGGCGATTTCGTCCCGGACAGCGCCTCCCAGTAAGTCGCTCACAGGGCGTCCCAGGACCCTTCCCTGGATATCCAGGGAAGCCACATCGAAAGGGGACAGCACTCGATCCGGCGTGCTGGAGCCGGTCACCATTCCAGACATACCGTGGCCACCGACGGTGGAATCTGCCGTGAGGGCCCGGGTGACCCGCTGGCGTATCTCGTTGATGTTGAAAACATCGGTCCCAGCCAGGGCCTCCGCGGCGAGCTTTAGCCGGCTCAGGTGCGGGGCATCCCCATAGGTCTCTCCGAGGCCCGAGAAGCCTGTGTCGGTGGTGATCTCCACGATGGCCCGCAGCGCAAACGGCTCGTGCACGCCCACCGCGTTAAGGAGAGGCGGATCCTTGAATGCCACCGGGGTGATGGCGATGTCCTTGATGCGGTGTGGTCCGGTCGGGCTGAGAGGGTGGTTCACGGCTCTGGTAACTCCTGGCTTCGAGCCCGGTGGATGAGGTTCGCTGCCGGGCGTGGACTGCAATGGGATGGGGTTAGGATTTTTCCCGGACTTTGACGGCCAGCACTGGCCGGTCGGCCTGCAACAGGATCCGCTGGGAGTGGCTCCCGAGGATGAACTTTCCTACCTGAGACCTCCTGCGCAGGCCAATGACAATCAGGGAAGCGTCGATTTCGTCGGCGATGTCAATAAACTCGTCGGTCAGGTCGTCGGTGTGGCCCGGCTGCCGGATTGTGGCCTCGACGCCGGCCACTCCGGCGCGCCGCAGCAGCTCGGCGACTTGCTCCACGGAGGCGAGGGCAGGGTCCACGGGCGCTCCCTTGCGCGGTGAGTTGAGGATGACGATGCTCTCGCGTCGTAGCTGGCCTTCGGCGATGCCTGCCTCAAGGGCCGCCTCGCCTTCGGGCGTGGGCAAGTAGCCGATCAGAATGGTCATACTTTTTCCTTTTCATCGTGTGTGGCCTCGACGGCGGGTGCGGGGGTCCGGGTCCTCTTGAGGGCCTTCTGCAGCAGAGGCAAGAGCATCACCACGACGAACACGAGCAGCAGAATTCCGGAGATTGGCCGGCTAACGAATCCGGCGGCGTCGCCTCCAAAGACGAGGAGGGAGCGCCTGAGGTTTTCCTCAAGGAGGGAACCGAGGACGAAGGCCAGCACCAACGGGCCGGGCTCGAAACCGAACTTCTTCATGAGGTAGCCGAGAATGCCGAAGGCAATGACCAGCCAAATATCAAAGATGCTGTTGTTGATGGTGTAGACACCGATCAGCGTGATGAGCACGGTGATCGGGGCGAGGATGGCAGCCCGGACGCGCAGGATCTTCACGAAGACGCCGACCAGGGGGATGCTCATGATCAGCAACAGGATGTTGCCTATGTACATCGAGTTGACCACGCCCCAGAAGAGTTCCGGATCGTTCTGGACGAGCTGCGGTCCCGGGGTGACGCCTTGGATCAGCAGGGCGCCGAAGATGATGGCCATGGTGGCGTTTGCGGGAATGCCCAGGGTGAGCAGCGGAATGAAGGAGGACGTTGCTGCGGCGTTGTTGGCGCTTTCCGGCGCAGCGACGCCTTCCACGGCGCCACGGCCAAAGCGTTCGGGGTTCTTGGCCCGCTTCTTTTCCATGGCGTAGGCAGCGAGTGAGGCAATAGTTGCACCGCCACCGGGCAGGATCCCGAGGAAGAAGCCCAGCAGGGAGCCCCTGCCGATTGCCCCGGATGATTCCTTCAGGTCCTTGCGGGAAGGCCAGACATTCGCCACTTTGGCCGGCGCTTGGACCTTATTGTGGCGCTCCTCCAGGTTGTACAGGATTTCGCCCAGACCGAAGATGCCCATGGCGATGGGCACGAAGTCGAGGCCGTCGGCGAGGGAAAGGTTGTCGAACGTGAAGCGTGCCTCGCCGGTGAAGGTGTCACGGCCTACTGTTGCCAGCAGCAGCCCGAGGGATGCAGCGATAATGGATTTGAGCTTGCTGCCGTTGCTGACTGTTGCCACCAGCAGGATGCCCAACATGGCCAAGGCGGTGTACTCGGGAGGCCCGAAGTCAAGGGCGAAGCCGGCGACGATGGGCGCCAAAAGGGTGAGTCCAATGATCGCGACCGTGCCGCCGAAGAAGGATCCGATGGCCGCGATGCCGAGGGCCGTGCCGGCCCGTCCCTGGCGGGCAAGGGCGAAGCCGTCAAAGACGGTGACTACGGAGGATGCTTCGCCGGGCAGTCGGAGAAGCACGGACGTGATGGTTCCGCCGTATTGGGCGCCGTAGAAGATGCCGGAGAGCATGATGATGGCTGTCACGGGCTCGACGCCGTACGTAAGCGGAAGGAGTATGGCGATGGTGGCTGCCGGGCCAAGGCCAGGCAGGACGCCGATGAGCATTCCGATGACGACGCCGATGAGGCAGTAGAGGAGGTTCATCGGTTCCAGCACGACGCCGAAACCATTGATGACCGGTGCAAGAAAGTCCATGAGATTCCCTAGAACAGGTGTGGGATGGGCACGCTAAGCGCCACGACGAAAATCAGGTAGAAGGCCGCTGTGACGGCGAAGCTGAGCACGATGGACATCCTCCAGGTTTCCTTGCCCAGGAATCTCAACCAGACGAAGGTCAGCAGCAGGGTGGGGATTTCAAAGCCGGCCACTCCGACCACTAGGACGAACCCGACCAGGGTCGCCACTCCGGCGGCAACCTGCCAGCTTGATGAAGAGAACGCCTCGGCGTCCAGCTTCTTCCGTCCGAAAACGAGGAGGGATACGGACATGGCGATCATGACGATGCTGATAATGAACGGCCACAGCCCTGGTTCGGGCTTTTCGGGGCTGCCGAGCCCCATACCCACTGACATTGCCAGGCCTGCGGCGCCAAGCGTGGCTCCGGCGACGGCTGCGGCCACGTTGGCAAGCGGACCGGCGCGCGGGGGGCGTTCCTCGTCCCACTCCGCGGCCAGCTGTTCGGGTGTCAGCGGCTCGACGAGCTCTTCGAGGGCTTCGGGGGAAGTGCCGTTCCCGGCGGCAGCGTGGTGAACGCTGCCGCCGGGGACTGCTTCATGTGATGCGGAAATCACTTGCCGCCGCCAAGATCGACGTCGTACTTCACGGTCAGTTCCTTGTACTTGGCTGCGTTGTCTGACCAGTCTTTGGCGACCTGATCGCCGTCGATCTCTGCCGCGGTGAAGAGGTTCTGCTTGTTGAATGCCTTGTAGGCGTCGGATTCGAACGCCTTCTTGAAGGACTCACGCAGCTTCGTTACGACAGCTTCCGGGGTCCCCTTGGGTGCTGCTACCGCGCGGAACTGGGACACCGGGACGTCATAGCCGGCCTCGACGGCCGTGGGCGTGTCCGGCAGGTACTGGTTGCGTTCCTTCGAGAAGACCACGATCGGGTTAAGCTTGCCGGCCTTGATCTGCGGCATGGCCTCGGCGAGCTGGATGGTGGCGAGGTCAACCTGGTTGCCAAGGACCGCCGTCATGGCGGGGGAACCGCCATCGAAAGGAACATCAGTACCATCGATCTTGGCCTGCTTGAACAGCAGGGCCTGTGCCAGCTGGCTTCCTGTTCCAACGCCGGTTGTGGCGAAGTTGAACTTCTTGCCTGCCTTCGTCAGGTCGTCCATGGTCTTCATGCCCGAGCTGGCATTGGAGACCAGGACATAGTCGTCCTGGGAAATCCCGGTGATGACCTCATAGTCCTCGATCTTCACCGTCTCGCCCGCGGAGACAGCCAGCGGGGTGATGGCGAAGAGGGAGGCGTTCAGGATAACTAGAGTTTGCCCGTCAGCCTTTGCTGCGCCGACTTCCTTCGTGGCCAAGGCGCCATTCGCACCCGGCTTGTTGACGACGGGGATGGGAGCCCCGAGGGGACCGCTGGCATTCTCAGCCAGTGCGCGGCCAATCAGGTCCGTGCTTCCGCCGGGATCGGCGCCGATGGTGAGGGTGACCGGGCCCGAAGGGAACTTGCTGGCGTCCGCCGCCGAACTGGTACCCGCAACGTTGCCGCCGCACGCTGTCAATGCCAGCGCCAGGGCAAGGCCTGACCCCGTGGCCAGGATGGACCTACGGGTGAATGCCGACTTGATCATGAATTCTCCTTTGAATATTCGCCGCTGCTTGAGCGGAAATCGTTGGCCCGTGAGCTCCGTCACTTCATGGGCCGCTTATGCAGACTAGAGTCGTCGAGTTATGCATGTCCAAGTGCATCTCTGCATTGCGTGATACCCTGCAGGTATTATGTATTCGTTGGACCAGTTGCGGGGCTTCGTGGCCGTCGCGGAAGAATTGCACTTCGGCCGCGCCGCGGCCCGCCTGAACATGACGCAGCCGCCCTTGAGCCGGCAGATCCAGAAACTGGAAAAGGCCATCGGGGTGCAGCTGTTTGACCGCGACAACCGCGGGGTAGCGCTGACCACCGCCGGCACGGCCTTCCTGGCGGACGCGCTCAAGTTGCTCGAGCTCGCGGAGGCCGCCCCCAGCCTGGCACGTCGGATATCCGCCGGCTCCGCAGGCGCCGTTCGCATCGGATTCACCGCCGCCTCCACTTTCGGCCTGCTCGGAGCCCTCCTGAATGAAATTTCCGGGGCGCTGCCCGATGTGGAGATTGATCTTAAGGAGATGGTGACCAAGGACCAGACGGCAGCGCTCATCAACGGTGACATCGACCTTGGGCTGGCACGTCCGCCGTTTGACGACGAGCTGTTCGATTCCCGCTTGCTGTTTCGCGAACCGATCATGGTGGCAGTTCCGGCAGGTCACCACCTGACGGAACTTCACAGGCAGTTGACTGCTGAAGACCTGCATGGTGAGGACCTCATCATGCACTCACCCACGCAAGCGCGGTATTTCTACGATCTCGTGGTCAGCGTCGTGTCCTCGCACCGTACGTTCGTTCACACTGTCAGTCAGATTCTGACCATGATATTCCTCGTCGCCGCCGGTCGCGGGGTGGCGCTGGTACCCCAATCGGCAACGGTCCTGGGCATTGAAGGCGTTGAATACCTCGAGCTGGGGGGCTTCGATGTTGATCCGGTGGAGTTGCACGCCATCTGGGTGCGCAACTCCCGCAATCCCGCTCTGCACCGCGTTCTGGAAGCTATCAGCGATGCGGCGGACTAGCGGCTAGCCGGCAGACCGGTCCGTGAAGTACAGCACCGCAGACCGCTGCGGCTAGCTTCCGATTGGCAATATCAGGTCTGCATCATGCAATGCAAAAGGGATCTTGGACGCGCATCGCGGCGCCATATAAACGTCCCACCTGGCCCCGGCCTGCCGATCAGGCTGGCGCCGGGCGTGACGTCGGACTCTTTAACCGACCTCAAGGAATAGCCGCGACCGAAAAGACCTTCCTTTAAGCGGGCTCCGACAATCGGCTGCCTCGTGAAAGGACATCTTTGCCTACTGCCTTCATCCCGTTCACCATGTGCGCCACGGTCCGCGACGACCACAGTCGCTCCTTCCGCACCGACTTGGAGCGCCTCACTTCCACTCACCGTGGCTGGGCGCCGTTGGACATGGTCAAGTCGACCAATTCCAAGGCTCTCCTCCGCGGTGCGATCCCGCAGAGCGCTCATACTGCCACCGACGCGAGTCTTGCCCACTACCTCCAGACCCGGCTTGCCGCCGACACGGACATCCACCTGGACCTCACGGTGAGCATCCAGCGGTAAGGGACTTTCGCGCAGCCCCGGACCTTTGGGTCCGGGGCTTTTCTGTGCAGCGACACGAACGTTCCGGCAGGCATAAGCTAATACCAGAAGGTCGCTTCCAGCACCGGGGAGCTCATCGTGGACACTGAAACCGCCGACGTGATCGGTCATGACGTCACCACCATCACCTGCGTGTGCGGCAACACCGTCAGCAAGGACGGACTGATACAGGCCAACTCACAAGGCGTTCCCGTTTACGTCGGAGGAAACACCTCCATACCCGTGGGATTGGCGCAATGGCCCGTTGATGAGGATCTTTACACGCTCTGTCCCTCATGCGGCCGCGTGTACCGTGACACGACAATCGAAGAGACAGGGACCGCGCCCGTTGCTTTCCGGGTGGACGTCACCGTTAGTCCGATTGCAGAGGCAATCCGAGCCCACTGGGACCTCAGCACCTAGGCCCGACTGGCCCTGCTCAAAGAACCGCTGACGGCAATAGTCGATATTCCTGCGGCCGTCGGCATAGGGTGGGCGAAGCGGACAAGCGTGAATACTCTCGAAATGCCGGGGTACGGAAATACTTGAGAACACCCCGGGGGTGCCACGCAGCAACCACCGATAAAGGAGCAGTCTGTGCGGGAAGCAAGCTTCAACCAGAGCGTTTCAGCAGCCGACGAGTTTGACGGCGAGAGCATCGGATTCGGACCCGAGGCAGGAGCGGTCCCAGCCGACGAAGCGGCTCCGGCTGACTCAGCAGCCGAGGCGGCCGAAGCGCCGGAATTGGCCGAGGCGGCCGAAGCGCTGGAGGTCACCGAGGCGGCCGACATCACCTATGACGAGCAGTTCTATCCCGCCCGTCCCAAGGCGCTGAGGCCGATTGCCCGCCGCCGGCAGTTCTTCGCCGACCGCCCCTCGCTGGAATTCGATGGGCGCAACGCGGCCTATGTTGAGTGGCTGCGCAACCAGGCGATGCTGGGCGACGCGAACGTCATGGCGCGGCAGCTCTCAGGGCAGGCCAGCATGTGGCAGAACTCGTATGCCCATCCCAACCCGCGGGCGGCCGTGGAACGCGCCCCCGTCTGGTTTACCGCCTACCCCCTGTCCTTCATCACCCGTCCGGGCCAGTCCTTCCTCTCGGCTTTGGGAGATCCTGAGTTGTGGGATGCTTTCCGCGAGATCGGGATCAGGGGCCTGCACACCGGTCCGGTCAAGCTCGCCGGCGGCATCAGCGGCTGGTCCCAGACGCCGAGCGTAGACGGGCACTTCGACCGCATCAGCATGGCGATCGACCCGGTATTCGGCACCGAGGACGAATTCCGCAAGATGTGCGAGGTCGCGGCCGACCATGACGGCACGGTGATCGATGACATCGTTCCCGGCCACACGGGCAAGGGGGCCGACTTCCGCCTGGCCGAGATGAACTTCCGGGACTACCCCGGCATTTACCACATGATCGACATTCCGGAAGAGGACTGGCACCTGCTGCCGGACGTTCCCGAAGGCGAAGACTCGGTCAACATCAGCCCCGATGCGGAGCAGGCACTGCAGAAGGCCGGGTACATCATCGGCCGGCTGCAGCGCGTGATCTTCTATGAGCCCGGGGTCAAGGAGACCAACTGGAGCGCCACCCGCCCGATCGTGGACACGGCAGGGAAAACCAGGCGCTGGGTCTACCTCCACTACTTCAAGGCCGGCCAGCCGTCCATCAACTGGCTGGACCCGACCTTCGCAGGCATGCGCCTCGTGGTCGGTGACGCGCTGCACTCGCTGCTCGATCTGGGCACGGGTGCGCTGCGGCTGGACGCGAACGGGTTCCTGGGCGTGGAGAAGAGCGCAGAGGAGCAGCCGGGCTGGTCCGAGGGGCACCCGCTGTCCGAGGCGGCAAACCAGCTGATCGGGTCCATGATCCGCAAGGTGGGCGGGTTCTCCTTCCAGGAACTCAACCTGACCATCGACGACATCAAAGCCACCTCGGAGGCGGGCCCCGACCTTTCCTACGACTTCGTCACCAGGCCGGCCTACCACTACGCGCTGGTGACTGCCGATACGGAATTCCTGCGCCTGACCCTGCGGCTCGCCATGGAAATCGGCGTGGACCAGGCATCACTGGTCCATGCCCTGCAGAACCACGACGAACTGACCTACGAACTGGTCCATTTTGCCGCCGGCCACAGGGATGACGTCTTCGAACTTAACGGCCAGGAGCTCACCGGCGCCGAACTGGCAGAGCACGTCCAGCAAACCCTCCGGGAACGGCTGACTGGCCCGAACGCTCCGTATAATGCGTTGTTCACCACCAACGGCATCGCCTGCACGACGGCAAGCGTCATCATGGCCGCCCTGGGCATCCAGGACCCGGAAAACCTCACCGACGAACAACGGGCCCAGATCCTTGACGTCCACATCCTGCTGTCCATGTACAACGCGCTGCAGCCTGGCGTCTTTGCCCTGTCCGGCTGGGACCTCACCGGCATAGTCACCCTTGACCGTCAGAAAGTGCGGGAGCTTACCGCGCAGGGAGACACCCGCTGGATTAACCGGGGCGCACACGACATCATGGGCACCAGCCCCGAGGCGGAGGCCTCCTCCGCCGGGATGCCGCGTGCCCGCAGCCTCTACGGCCCGGTGCCCGAACAGCTCAAGGATCCGGCTTCCTTCGCCCGGCGCCTGCAGAAGATCCTCGCCGTGCGGGAACAGGCCGGAATTTCCACCAGCACCCTGCTGGATGTGCCGGAAGTTTCCCACCGCGGGCTGCTTGTTCTGGTCAACCGGCTGGGGGGCGGGGACCTGCAGGCCACCGTGCTCAACTTCTCCGGCCAGGACATCGCGGGCAGCATCCAGTCCACCCACCTTGTCCCCGGCAGCAGCGTCCACGACCTCTTCAGCGGCGAGGCCGTGGGGCAGGTCGATGACCTGCATAGCTTTTTCCTGGAATTGCCTGCTTATCAGGGCACCGCACTGGTCCTGAAGGAAGGCGAGAAGGACGACGACGCCGAGTGAGCCGGCTCTGAGCCCGGAAGCGGACCCACCGAGCCCCGGCGGACCAGGGTCGCACTGAACTCCGGCGCCGGGACCAGAGGCGGGCGTCCCTCGATCTGCCTGATCAGGGCGCTCGCCGCCGCGGCCCCCATGTCGTAGACGGGTTGCGCCACCACCGTCAGGGGTGGTGTGGTCAGGCGGGTCCAGGCGAAGTCGTCGTACATCAGGAACGACACGTCGTCCGGGATTCGTAGTCCCAACTCCTGGATGGCTTCCACCACGCTGAGGGCAATCAGGCCGTCGGAAGCCACGACGGCGGTGGCCGGGTCAGCACCCAGCAGCACCTCGCGAGTGAGGTTACGGACGGAGCCGGCATCGCCGGCGTTGAGCCGCACGAGGTCCTCCGGGAACTTGGACCCCGCGTCAGCAAAGGCCCGCCGCATCCCTTCCAGGCGGTCCGAGATCTGCGATGAATCCAGCCGCATTTCCGGCGAATACCCGGCGCCGGTGCGCAGCGTCGAGATGAAGGCGACCCTCCGGTGCCCGGCATCGAGAAGATAGCGGGTGGATTCGTACGAGATGGCAGCCATGTCGACCGCGACCGTCTCCACCGCCAGGCCGTCAGCCGAGCGGTCCAGCAGCACCAGCGGGCGGCCTGATTCCTGTACGCGCCGCAGGTGCTGCGTTTCCACCGACGACGCCGGCGCGACGATCAGGCCGTCAACCCGCTTGTCGAGCAGCACGCCTACAGCATCCACTTCGGCCGCGGTGTTCTCGTCCGTATTGACCAGGATGACGTTGAACCCGCACTTCTTGGCGGTGTCCGTGATGCCCCTGGTGGCCAGGCCGAAATGCGGGTTCTCGATGTCGCCCACCACCACGCCGATGGTGTGGGATTTCCCCGTGTTCATGCTGCGGGCCAGCTCGTTGGGCCGGTACTCCAGCTCTTCCGCCGCGGC
Proteins encoded:
- a CDS encoding LacI family DNA-binding transcriptional regulator encodes the protein MSSDGARRRDVTVADVAKAAQVSKAQAARALGNYGAVSDDVRERVLAAAEELEYRPNELARSMNTGKSHTIGVVVGDIENPHFGLATRGITDTAKKCGFNVILVNTDENTAAEVDAVGVLLDKRVDGLIVAPASSVETQHLRRVQESGRPLVLLDRSADGLAVETVAVDMAAISYESTRYLLDAGHRRVAFISTLRTGAGYSPEMRLDSSQISDRLEGMRRAFADAGSKFPEDLVRLNAGDAGSVRNLTREVLLGADPATAVVASDGLIALSVVEAIQELGLRIPDDVSFLMYDDFAWTRLTTPPLTVVAQPVYDMGAAAASALIRQIEGRPPLVPAPEFSATLVRRGSVGPLPGSEPAHSASSSFSPSFRTSAVP
- a CDS encoding tripartite tricarboxylate transporter substrate binding protein; its protein translation is MKSAFTRRSILATGSGLALALALTACGGNVAGTSSAADASKFPSGPVTLTIGADPGGSTDLIGRALAENASGPLGAPIPVVNKPGANGALATKEVGAAKADGQTLVILNASLFAITPLAVSAGETVKIEDYEVITGISQDDYVLVSNASSGMKTMDDLTKAGKKFNFATTGVGTGSQLAQALLFKQAKIDGTDVPFDGGSPAMTAVLGNQVDLATIQLAEAMPQIKAGKLNPIVVFSKERNQYLPDTPTAVEAGYDVPVSQFRAVAAPKGTPEAVVTKLRESFKKAFESDAYKAFNKQNLFTAAEIDGDQVAKDWSDNAAKYKELTVKYDVDLGGGK
- the treS gene encoding maltose alpha-D-glucosyltransferase; this translates as MREASFNQSVSAADEFDGESIGFGPEAGAVPADEAAPADSAAEAAEAPELAEAAEALEVTEAADITYDEQFYPARPKALRPIARRRQFFADRPSLEFDGRNAAYVEWLRNQAMLGDANVMARQLSGQASMWQNSYAHPNPRAAVERAPVWFTAYPLSFITRPGQSFLSALGDPELWDAFREIGIRGLHTGPVKLAGGISGWSQTPSVDGHFDRISMAIDPVFGTEDEFRKMCEVAADHDGTVIDDIVPGHTGKGADFRLAEMNFRDYPGIYHMIDIPEEDWHLLPDVPEGEDSVNISPDAEQALQKAGYIIGRLQRVIFYEPGVKETNWSATRPIVDTAGKTRRWVYLHYFKAGQPSINWLDPTFAGMRLVVGDALHSLLDLGTGALRLDANGFLGVEKSAEEQPGWSEGHPLSEAANQLIGSMIRKVGGFSFQELNLTIDDIKATSEAGPDLSYDFVTRPAYHYALVTADTEFLRLTLRLAMEIGVDQASLVHALQNHDELTYELVHFAAGHRDDVFELNGQELTGAELAEHVQQTLRERLTGPNAPYNALFTTNGIACTTASVIMAALGIQDPENLTDEQRAQILDVHILLSMYNALQPGVFALSGWDLTGIVTLDRQKVRELTAQGDTRWINRGAHDIMGTSPEAEASSAGMPRARSLYGPVPEQLKDPASFARRLQKILAVREQAGISTSTLLDVPEVSHRGLLVLVNRLGGGDLQATVLNFSGQDIAGSIQSTHLVPGSSVHDLFSGEAVGQVDDLHSFFLELPAYQGTALVLKEGEKDDDAE
- a CDS encoding LysR family transcriptional regulator; this encodes MYSLDQLRGFVAVAEELHFGRAAARLNMTQPPLSRQIQKLEKAIGVQLFDRDNRGVALTTAGTAFLADALKLLELAEAAPSLARRISAGSAGAVRIGFTAASTFGLLGALLNEISGALPDVEIDLKEMVTKDQTAALINGDIDLGLARPPFDDELFDSRLLFREPIMVAVPAGHHLTELHRQLTAEDLHGEDLIMHSPTQARYFYDLVVSVVSSHRTFVHTVSQILTMIFLVAAGRGVALVPQSATVLGIEGVEYLELGGFDVDPVELHAIWVRNSRNPALHRVLEAISDAAD